The Acidimicrobiales bacterium genome includes a window with the following:
- a CDS encoding ABC transporter substrate-binding protein, with protein sequence MPGYHLPFFAAAANGLFARHGLDVDILDPPPGPDMEISHRVAAGGADFSLTGVTYHLFAHRDADRRLAARFVSVLQPRAGLAAVVPATSDLWMPFDLGGRRLARSAASWLAAECVGALLARGVDAPVVAPTPDGAACALRDGTVDMIATFVDTVGIGDRAGFPVRQIPVGLDVYGSGLIAGDHVPDGLAARVATAVAEAFDHQRREPSAGVRSFCERFPGVHPGRAARSWTELAAYCFGSGPTGSMTRAGWQRTLDWLCGVHGLLVDAVDDVARWPATAGSPPSGDLQVSVT encoded by the coding sequence ATGCCCGGCTACCACCTGCCGTTCTTCGCGGCAGCGGCGAACGGTCTGTTCGCCAGGCACGGTCTCGACGTCGACATCCTCGACCCGCCGCCGGGACCGGACATGGAGATCTCCCACCGGGTGGCCGCCGGCGGTGCGGACTTCAGCCTCACCGGCGTGACCTACCACCTGTTCGCGCACCGCGACGCCGATCGGCGCCTGGCCGCTCGCTTCGTGTCGGTGCTCCAGCCCCGCGCCGGGTTGGCGGCGGTGGTACCGGCGACGTCGGACCTGTGGATGCCGTTCGACCTCGGAGGCCGCCGCCTGGCGAGGTCGGCGGCCTCCTGGCTGGCCGCCGAGTGCGTAGGGGCCCTCCTCGCCCGGGGTGTCGACGCCCCCGTCGTGGCGCCCACACCCGACGGGGCGGCCTGCGCGTTGCGGGACGGGACGGTCGACATGATCGCCACCTTCGTCGACACCGTGGGCATCGGCGACCGGGCCGGGTTCCCGGTGCGGCAGATCCCGGTCGGGCTCGACGTGTACGGGAGCGGGTTGATCGCCGGCGATCACGTGCCCGACGGCCTGGCCGCCCGGGTGGCGACAGCCGTGGCCGAGGCCTTCGACCACCAGCGCCGGGAACCGTCGGCGGGCGTTCGAAGCTTCTGCGAGCGGTTCCCCGGCGTCCACCCCGGGCGGGCGGCTCGCAGCTGGACCGAGCTGGCGGCCTACTGCTTCGGCTCCGGGCCGACGGGATCGATGACCCGCGCCGGCTGGCAGCGGACGCTCGACTGGCTCTGCGGTGTCCACGGGCTGCTCGTCGACGCCGTGGACGACGTCGCTCGCTGGCCCGCCACCGCCGGGAGCCCGCCTTCAGGTGATCTTCAGGTCTCGGTCACGTGA
- a CDS encoding DUF4331 domain-containing protein yields the protein MSSHREAPGISKDPVADNTDTYAFRTPGDTVTIVTNYVPAQSPAGGPNFYEFGDDVRYEIHVDCTGDGRPDVTYRFQFRTTVTNTETFLYNTGPITALDAPTWNRRQRYSVTRIDRRPGRGVERVVASNVPCPPCNIGPRSTPGYGSLASAAVRTLPDGTKVFAGQRADPFFVDLGSVFDLGTLRPFQSLHLIPTANAEGVDTLAGANVHTIAIQVPISHLTRDGSVPTDPMEPRSVIGVWGAASRRKASIIGVELAGLLNNAGPWVQVSRLGNPLFNEVIVPMAQKDRWNALGPDRDAEFARYVARPELARLLPVLYPGVFPNLARLDADRADLLAILLTGIPAGIVPGFQNFTGTTQADMLRLNVAVPPAAAPNRLGIVGGDLAGFPNGRRLTDDVVTIELRAVAGATYPLVAPGYTPDAAAALVEDGTSPPERALLGSFPFVGTPHSGYEVPAA from the coding sequence ATGTCCTCGCACCGAGAGGCACCCGGCATCTCCAAGGACCCGGTGGCCGACAACACCGACACCTACGCCTTCCGCACGCCGGGCGACACGGTCACCATCGTCACCAACTACGTGCCCGCCCAGTCGCCGGCCGGGGGGCCCAACTTCTACGAGTTCGGCGACGACGTCCGCTACGAGATCCACGTCGACTGCACCGGCGACGGAAGGCCCGACGTCACCTACCGATTCCAGTTCCGGACGACCGTCACCAACACCGAGACGTTCCTCTACAACACGGGCCCCATCACCGCCCTCGACGCGCCGACGTGGAACCGCCGCCAGCGTTACTCGGTCACCCGCATCGACCGTCGGCCCGGCCGCGGGGTCGAGAGGGTCGTCGCCTCGAACGTGCCGTGCCCGCCGTGCAACATCGGCCCCCGCTCGACGCCGGGCTACGGATCGCTGGCGTCGGCCGCCGTGCGAACGCTGCCCGACGGGACGAAGGTCTTCGCCGGCCAGCGGGCCGACCCGTTCTTCGTCGACCTGGGCTCGGTCTTCGACCTCGGCACGCTGCGGCCGTTCCAGTCGCTGCACCTGATCCCGACCGCGAACGCCGAAGGCGTCGACACGCTCGCCGGCGCCAACGTCCACACCATCGCCATCCAGGTCCCGATCTCGCACCTGACCCGGGACGGCTCCGTGCCGACCGACCCGATGGAGCCCCGCTCCGTCATCGGAGTGTGGGGCGCGGCGAGCCGGCGCAAGGCCTCGATCATCGGCGTCGAGCTGGCCGGACTGCTGAACAACGCCGGGCCGTGGGTCCAGGTCTCCCGCCTCGGCAACCCGCTGTTCAACGAGGTGATCGTCCCCATGGCGCAGAAGGACCGGTGGAACGCGCTCGGGCCCGACCGCGATGCCGAGTTCGCCAGGTACGTCGCCCGCCCCGAGCTGGCCAGGCTGCTGCCGGTGCTCTACCCGGGCGTGTTCCCGAACCTCGCCCGTCTCGACGCCGACCGGGCCGACCTGCTGGCCATCCTGCTGACGGGCATCCCGGCCGGGATCGTCCCCGGCTTCCAGAACTTCACCGGGACGACGCAGGCCGACATGCTGCGCCTCAACGTCGCCGTCCCGCCGGCGGCCGCGCCGAACCGCCTCGGGATCGTGGGCGGCGACCTCGCCGGGTTCCCGAACGGTCGGCGCCTCACCGACGACGTCGTCACCATCGAGCTGCGGGCGGTGGCCGGCGCCACGTACCCGCTGGTGGCGCCCGGCTACACGCCCGACGCCGCCGCCGCGCTGGTGGAGGATGGGACGAGCCCGCCCGAGCGGGCGCTGCTCGGCTCGTTCCCGTTCGTGGGGACGCCCCACAGCGGCTACGAGGTGCCGGCGGCCTAG